Proteins encoded by one window of Cannabis sativa cultivar Pink pepper isolate KNU-18-1 chromosome 4, ASM2916894v1, whole genome shotgun sequence:
- the LOC133036823 gene encoding uncharacterized protein LOC133036823, with protein sequence MALKLDMSKAYDRVEWDYLCAVMLRMGFAEKWVKLVMESNQLIQVCRVVNGAPTISHMLVADDSYLFCQATNDVALNVRTLLHSFEIVSGQKVNVTKSSIFFSPNTDQMLKNQICSTLEMTEADEHSMYLGLPNTMGRKKAAILGDTSQTVIQSLPTYAISIFLIPLKICNEIETLMANFWWKTTSSKGNGIIWMSWDRMAVHKDLALAFVVYMILILQWESNGTFSVKSAYLLLQKSKKQHTSTDNSGFWRSLWQLKIPLKVKNFMWRVVSSALPTCLQLVTKHVDISSNCPICKSHPESVSRAIISCSLAQSC encoded by the exons ATGGCTTTAAAGCTTGACATGAGCAAAGCTTACGACCGTGTTGAATGGGATTATTTGTGTGCCGTCATGCTCCGTATGGGATTTGCTGAGAAATGGGTGAAGCTTGTTATGGAAT CTAATCAACTTATCCAAGTTTGCCGAGTTGTTAATGGGGCCCCTACGATATCACATATGCTGGTTGCTGATGATAGCTACCTATTTTGTCAAGCTACCAATGATGTGGCCTTGAATGTTCGCACCCTGCTTCATTCTTTTGAAATAGTGTCTGGGCAAAAGGTGAATGTCACTAAGTCTTCTATTTTCTTTAGCCCCAATACTGATCAAATGCTAAAGAATCAAATATGTTCAACATTAGAGATGACTGAAGCCGATGAACACAGCATGTACCTTGGCCTACCAAATACCATGGGTAGGAAAAAGGCAGCAATTCTTG GAGATACTTCTCAGACGGTCATTCAATCCCTCCCCACCTATGCTATAAGTATTTTTCTCATTCCCCTTAAGATTTGTAACGAGATTGAAACATTAATGGCTAACTTTTGGTGGAAAACAACATCTAGTAAAGGTAATGGGATAATTTGGATGTCATGGGATAGGATGGCTGTTCACAAAGATCTTGCCTTGGCTTTCGTCGTCTACATGATTTTAATCTTGCAAT GGGAAAGCAATGGCACTTTCTCGGTGAAAAGTGCTTATCTTTTGCTGCAGAAATCAAAGAAACAGCATACGAGTACTGATAATTCTGGATTCTGGCGCTCACTTTGGCAGCTAAAAATCCCTCTGAAAGTTAAAAACTTCATGTGGAGGGTTGTTTCGAGTGCCCTTCCCACTTGTTTACAACTTGTTACCAAGCATGTAGACATCTCTTCGAACTGCCCCATATGCAAAAGCCATCCAGAATCGGTTTCTCGTGCCATCATCAGCTGCTCCTTAGCCCAATCTTGCTAG